The following are encoded together in the Zingiber officinale cultivar Zhangliang chromosome 8A, Zo_v1.1, whole genome shotgun sequence genome:
- the LOC122009505 gene encoding pentatricopeptide repeat-containing protein At1g51965, mitochondrial-like — protein sequence MRRRRLLTSTRSFSTRYSGRIVRADSSGGALAVEVDPPNLPRDVRGHPLPRRDLVCRAARILRSASPVADPLLDLTDYFQTLNIIPSTSEVSEILKSVRGPDRALEFFRFAASLPGFRHDCFTYNRILSILGRAGEKYDQSIREILDEMDRDGVRGNISTVNILISIVGGGEINRCSELVKKWNLTFTGYTYKCLMQAYVRFRDVEGAFRIYEELRRKGHKLDIFAFNMLLDSLSKAEKVKQAYKVFADMKCCHSKPDAYTYTILIRMLGRLGKTDEFISLFEEMIVKGCTLNIIVYNTMLEALAKNHMVDKALFVFSKMIENGCQPNEFTYSIFVFMLAAEGQLVRLDQVVDAANKYLNKSIYAYLVKTLSKLGHVSEAHRMFCRMWSFHDSGDRAACLSMLETLCSAGKTSEAMELLAKINEKGINADTVMYNMVFSALGKLKQVSCIYTLYEEMKTSGLLPSIFTYNILISSFGRVGLIDKASEVFEEMERNDCNPDIVSYNSLINCLGKNGELDEAHMRFMEMQEKGLNPDVVTYSTLIECFGKSNKVEMACRLFDEMLAEGCTPNIVTYNILLDCLEKSGKTAEAYKLHASLKQHGLTPDSITYSILERLASRSHSVVRVRKQSRITGWVVSPLR from the exons ATGAGGCGGCGGCGGCTCCTCACTTCGACCCGCTCCTTCTCCACTCGCTACAGCGGCCGAATCGTCCGAGCCGACTCCTCCGGCGGCGCCCTCGCCGTCGAGGTCGACCCGCCGAACCTTCCCCGCGACGTCCGCGGCCACCCCCTCCCACGTCGAGACCTCGTCTGCCGAGCTGCTCGCATCCTCCGTTCGGCCTCTCCCGTAGCCGATCCCCTCCTCGACCTCACCGACTACTTCCAAACCCTAAATATCATCCCCAGCACTTCCGAGGTAAGCGAGATCCTCAAGTCCGTGCGGGGCCCTGACCGTGCGCTCGAGTTTTTCcgcttcgccgcctccctccccGGCTTTCGCCACGATTGCTTCACCTACAACCGGATCCTCTCGATCCTCGGCAGGGCGGGCGAAAAATATGATCAGTCTATACGTGAGATCCTGGACGAGATGGACCGTGATGGGGTCAGGGGGAACATCTCGACTGTCAACATCTTGATCAGCATCGTCGGTGGCGGAGAAATCAACCGGTGCTCGGAGCTCGTTAAAAAATGGAATTTGACGTTTACTGGATACACCTACAAGTGCTTGATGCAGGCCTATGTAAGATTTCGAGATGTGGAGGGAGCGTTTCGGATTTATGAAGAGTTGAGAAGGAAGGGGCATAAATTGGATATTTTTGCTTTCAATATGCTCCTGGATTCCCTCTCTAAGGCAGAAAAG GTTAAACAAGCTTACAAAGTTTTTGCAGATATGAAATGTTGTCACTCCAAGCCAGATGCATATACTTACACaattttgataagaatgctaggaAGGTTAGGGAAAACAGATGAGTTCATCTCCTTATTCGAGGAGATGATAGTAAAAGGCTGCACTCTCAACATAATTGTTTATAATACTATGCTCGAGGCACTTGCTAAGAATCATATGGTTGATAAAGCTTTATTTGTATTTTCCAAAATGATTGAGAATGGTTGTCAACCCAATGAGTTCACATATAGTATATTTGTGTTTATGTTAGCAGCGGAAGGGCAACTAGTTAGACTTGATCAGGTTGTGGATGCTGCCAATAAGTACCTGAATAAGTCGATCTATGCTTATTTGGTAAAGACACTGAGTAAGCTAGGGCATGTTAGTGAGGCTCATCGTATGTTTTGCAGAATGTGGAGCTTCCATGACAGTGGTGACCGGGCTGCTTGTTTGTCTATGCTTGAGACTCTTTGTAGTGCAGGTAAGACATCAGAGGCTATGGAACTGCTGGCCAAAATAAATGAGAAGGGGATAAATGCCGATACTGTTATGTATAACATGGTATTCTCAGCTCTCGGTAAGCTAAAGCAAGTATCATGCATTTATACCCTTTACGAGGAGATGAAGACTTCAGGCCTTTTGCCTAGCATATTTACTTATAACATTCTAATCTCAAGCTTTGGTAGAGTTGGTTTGATTGATAAAGCTTCCGAAGTGTTTGAAGAAATGGAAAGAAATGACTGTAACCCTGATATAGTTTCCTACAATTCTTTGATAAATTGTCTTGGGAAAAATGGAGAGCTAGATGAAGCTCACATGCGTTTCATGGAGATGCAGGAGAAAGGATTGAATCCTGATGTTGTGACATATAGTACGCTAATCGAATGTTTTGGTAAATCCAACAAAGTTGAGATGGCTTGTCGGTTGTTTGATGAGATGCTTGCTGAAGGATGCACTCCGAACATCGTAACATACAATATTTTGCTTGATTGCCTTGAGAAGTCTGGGAAGACAGCTGAAGCATACAAGCTGCATGCATCTTTAAAACAACATGGGCTGACTCCAGACTCAATAACTTATTCAATACTTGAACGATTAGCTAGTCGGTCTCACAGTGTTGTGCGAGTTCGCAAACAAAGCCGAATTACTGGATGGGTTGTGAGCCCCCTGAGATAG